The following nucleotide sequence is from Micromonospora sp. WMMD1120.
CCGGGTGCGACGGTGCTGGTCACCCATGACCCGCTGGACGCCCTCGCGCTCGCCGACCGGCTGGTCATCGTGGAGGGCGGTCGGGTGGTGCAGGAGGGGGACGGGCCGAGTGTCACCGCCCGGCCGCGCACGGACTACGTCGCCCGGCTGGTCGGGTTGAACCTCTACCGGGGGCGGGCGGAGGGGCACCTCGTACGGGTCGCGCCGGAGCTGACCCTCACCGTCGCCGACGGGTTGGCCGGTGAGGCGTTCGTGGCGTTCCGTCCAGCGGCGGTGGCGCTGCACCCGACCCGACCGGAGGGCAGCCCGCGCAACGCCTGGGAGGGCACCGTGGCCGGTGTGCAACGCCACGGCGACAACGTGCGGGTGCAGGTGGACGGGCCGGTCGGCGTGGCCGCCGACGTCACGCCGGCCGCCGCGGCCCAGTTGCGGCTGATCCCCGGCCAACGGGTCTGGGTGGCGGTCAAGGCCACCGAGACGCACGCCTATCCCGCGACCGGCTGACCCGGCGACACCTGCGGCACGGCGACGTCGACGAGCGCACCGGGCGCGCCGCGCGACCGGTCAGCCGGCGAGCAGGTCAGCGTGGGCGGCGCGCAACCGCGCCAACGACGGATCGCTGCCGGGAGCGACCCGCCGATCCACCTCGGCCCACACCTCGGCCAGCGCGGCGCGGATCGCGGCCAGCTCGGCGGCGTGCCGCTGGGCGCCGCGCCGGTGCTGCTCCTCCAGGCGACGGGCCCAGCCGGCGGTGACAGTGGCGAGCCGGTCGGCGTCGGCGCGGGCCTGCGCGGCGCTGCGGGCGGCAGCGGCGGGGACGATCGCGGCGACCGGGCGGGGGTCGCCGTCGCGGGTGACGACGGTGACGGCGTCGGTCAGCTCGGCCAGCGCGACGAGCTGGCTGAAGCGGGTGCGCGCCTCACGCAGCGGCACGGAACGCGGCGGGTCGGGGCGAGGGGTGAGCGCGGGGACGGCCATGAATGCATGGTGCCGCGCGGGTACGACAACAATGCGCCGTCGTCAGTGGACGGTACGTGTTCACTCGCCCGGCGCCGCCAGCCACTCGTCGGCCAGCACCGACCAGACCTCGAGGTTGATCCGACCGTGCGGGCCGGGCCGGAGCTGGCGGAGTGTGCCGTCGAGGCGCAGACCGAGCCGCTGGGCGAGGGCCTTGCTGCGGGTGTTGTCGGCGTTGGTCCGCCACTCCACCCGCTGGATGCCGCGCTCGCGTACCGCCCAGTCGACGATGCGGCGGACCGCCGGTGCGACCATCCCCCGGCCCTGCGCGGCCGGCTCCACCCAGCAGCCGACCTCGCAGACGCCGGTGGTCGCGTCGAACGACACGAAGATGACCCCGCCGACCAGCGTGCCCCGCCACCACAGACCCCAGATGCCGCCGCTGTCGCTGGCCCACTTGTCGGCGTAGCGCTGCAACACCGCGCGTGCCGACGGCAGGTCGGTGGCCGCGAAGGACGACGACACCCAGGGCGTGATGTGCTCGCGGGCCCGCTCCATGTGGGCGAGGAACTCCTCGGCCCGCCACGGCTCCAGCGGGCGCAGCTCGACATCCTCGGTCAGCGGCAGGGCGAACACCGGGCCTCCACGACAGTCAGGGACGAACGTCGGTAGCAGGCTCGCACAGGGCCGTCCGCCCGTGCCGCGCCGGGACCAGGTTCAGACCGACAGATGGGTACGCAGGGCGGCGAACTGGACCACCGTCAGGTACGAGGGGTTGGCCGCCTGCGGCTGGCGGAAGACCAGCGGGTCCCGGGCGAACCGGCCGGCCAGGTCGACGGCGTCGGCGTTGCCCTTGAGCAGCCAGGCGCCCAGGTCGTCGAGGCGTACCCGTGGCTCGGTCATCCGGCTAATCTGCCCCGCCGACGGCCGGGCCAATCAGATGATCGTGTGCGTCCAGTAACTGAGCCAGAGGGTGAACAGCACCCCCTGCACCAGGGCGAGCGCCGCGGTGAGCCACACGTCCACGCTGGCGTGCCGGGCCCAGCGGGCCAGCACCAGCGCCACCGGGAAAGCGGCAAGCAGATAGCGCAGCAGGCTCTTGTAGACAGGTGGGCCGATGGACGCGGGCGCGAGCACCATGAGGACGCCGTACACCAGGTAGGGCAGTTCCCGGCGGCGGAAGCCGGCGGCCAGGACGACCAGCACGACCACCGCGAACCACACCCGCGCGGCGTCGAGGGGCGCACCGGCCAACCCGTCGAGGAGCACCGGCACCGGGTTCTGCACCTCGATCCCCCATCCGGTCCGCTGGGCGTGCTGGTAGGCGAACCAGTCCCCGCCGCGCCACCGGCAGTACGCCATGAAGGTGAGCCAACCGGCGGGTAGCAGCAGCAACGGCCAGCCGATCCGTAGGTAGCCGAGCAGAGCGCGTGGACCCAGCCGCCACTCGTGCTGCCGGAGCAGCACCAGGGCCAGCGGCAGCGCGACGAGCAGACCGACCGACCGGCTCATCGCCAGGAAGTAGCCGAGCACACCGACAAGCACCCACCGGCCTCGCTCGGCGTGGTAAAAGGCGGCCAGCGCGAGACAGACGAAGAGCGACTCGGTCAGCGCCGCCTGGAAGAGGAATGCCGTCGGCAGCAGCACCAGGTACCTGGTGAACCGGCGGGCCGCCGACGCGTCGCCGAGCAGCAGTTCGGCCAGGCGGTAGCCGTAGGAGAGGGCCACCAGGAACGCGACGTTGCTGATCAGCAGCAGGGCGAGGGCGTTGTTCCCGCCGAGCAGCGCGCCGACCGGCCGGGCCAGGAACGGATAGAGCAGCGGGAATCCGAAGTCGTGCCACGGCCCGGTCAGCGGAAGTTGGCTCAACCGCAGGTAGAGCATCGAGTCCCAGGCGAACCAGAGGGAGATCCACCGGTGCCCGGAGATGTCCCGCTGCTGCGCCCACATCAACGCCTCGTCGGCCGGCGGCGCACCGGGGACGCCGTCCCAGGCGTGCAGGACCAGCAGCCCGAGCAGCGTCAGCAGCACCTTCGCGCCGAGGAACAGCCCGAGGGCGTACGCCCAGGGTGCCGGCACCCGACGAGCCACGCGGCGGCCGGAGGCGGCCAGCTCCACCGCGCCGCTTCGCCACCGGTGCATCAACCCCCGCCCCGCTCCCCGACCCCCGGGGTGTCGTCGCCGTCGTCGTCCGCCGCCACGATCGCGAAGCGCGAACCATCCGCCTCCAAGTATGACATTCTGCGCTTAATGGGTATACGCCGCGCCTCGACCAGGGCGTGAGCAGGGAGCGCGGGCACCATGAACGAGCGACACGGCACCGTGATCATCGGCGCGGGTCCGGCGGGGCTCACCGCCGCGTACGAGTTGCTCCGGCACGGCCTGTCGGTCCAGGTGTTCGAGGCCGACGAGGTGGTCGGCGGGATCAGCCGGACCGTCGAACGCGACGGGTGGCGATTCGACATCGGCGGGCACCGGTTCTTCACCAAGGTGCCCCGGGTGGAGGCGTTCTGGCACGAGATCCTGCCGGACGAGGACTTCCTGACCCGACCCCGGATGAGCCGGATCTTCTACCGGGGAGCGCTGTACAACTACCCGCTCAACGCCGTGAACGCGCTGCGCAACCTCGGCCTGGCGGAGGCCGCCCGCTGTCTCGGCTCGTACGCACGGGCCCGCCTACGGCCACCACGGGACCAGTCGCACTTCGAGGGTTGGGTGTCGGCCCGCTTCGGCTGGCGGCTGTACTCGATCTTCTTCAAGACGTACACCGAGAAGGTCTGGGGGATGCCCGCGGACCGGATGCGGGCCGACTGGGCCGCCCAGCGGATCAAGAACCTGTCGCTGGCGACGGCGATCCGCAACGCGCTGCTCCCCCGGCGTCGCCGCACCGACGTGACGAGCCTGATCGAGGAGTTCCAGTACCCGAAGTACGGCCCGGGGATGATGTGGGAACGCTGCGCCGAGCGGGTCCGCGAGCGGGGCGGGCAGGTGTGGACAGGTAGCTGGGTGACCGCCGTGCACCACGACCCGGCACGACGGCGGGCGATCAGCGTGACGGTCGACGGGGTGGGCGGGCGAAGGACCACGGCCGCCGACCACGTGATCTCGTCGATGCCGATCTCGGAGCTGGTGGCCGCGCTGCACCCGCCGGCGCCCCCGCAGGTGTTGGACTGCGCCGCCGACCTGCGCTACCGCGACTTCCTGACCGTCGCCCTGGTGGTGCCGGCGGAGTTCTCGTTCCCGGACAACTGGATCTACGTGCACGACCCCGGGGTTCGGGTGGGACGCATCCAGAACTTCGGCTCCTGGTCGCCCTACCTGGTCAAGGACGGCCGCACGTGCCTGGGCCTGGAGTACTTCGTGTTCGAGGACGACGAGATGTGGCGTACCCCGGACGCCGACCTGGTGGCGCTGGCCACCGCGGAGCTGGAGCGGCTGGGGTTGGTCCGCCCCGGTGTCGTGGAGGCCGGCTACGTCGTGCGCATGCCCAAGGCCTACCCGGTGTACGACGAGCGCTACCAGCACAACGTGGACACCATCCGGGCGTGGCTGGCCGAGGCGGTGCCGAACGTGCACCCGGTGGGCCGCAACGGCATGCACCGCTACAACAACCAGGACCACTCGATGCTGACCGCGATGCTGACAGCGGAGAACATCGCCACCGGCAGCACGCACGACGTCTGGTCGGTGAACGTGGAGCGGGACTACCACGAGCAGTCGTCCGGCGGCGACGGCCGGCGCGGCACCGGCCGGGACGCCCCGGTGCTGCCCCGCCGGGTCATTCCCGCGCCCGAGGGCGTCGGACCCAACGGTCAGGGCGACCGGCCAGCCCACCTGCCGCTGGGTTGAGCAGAGCGGCCGGTGCGCGGGACCCGCGGAACCGTCAGACGCCCCACCGAACGTCCTGGTGCGCCGCCGATCCCCCGCGACCGCAACCCCTCCGTCCGATCCGAACTCCGGCCACAGGGTCAGGTCATGGGCTTCTCGTCCAGGGTTCCCGCATCCGGGCTCTGAGCACGTCGAACTCGCACCCCGGCGCGTCCGGGTCGAAGCCGTGCTCGATCAGCCAGCGCGCCGCCACCAGGCTGCGCAGCGACCACCAGGCGCGGATCACGGTCCGGTCCACGTCGGTGCCGTAGCCGGCGAGCAGGTCGTCCAGGCGCTCCTCGTGGCCGAGCGTCAGGATGGCGAGGTCGAACATGGCGTCGCCGGGGGCGGCCTCGGACCAGTCGATGACCCCGGTGACCTGGTCGTCGTCGACGAACACGTGGGTGATCTGCAGGTCGCCGTGGATGAACACCGGTTGCCACTGTCGGAGCGCGGCCCCGGCGATCTCCCGGTTGCGCCGGATCACCTCGGCGGGCAGCACGGCGTTGGCGAGCAGCCACGCGCACTCGCTGTCGAGTTCCGCCGCCACGTCGTCGAGCCGGCGCCCCGGCCACTGTGGCAGCGGCGCGTCGTGCAGCCGCCGGACGACGGCGCCCGCGGCGGCCCACGAGGCCGGCGACGCGGGCGACGGTTCGCCGAGGACACCGAGCGCCGTGCCGGGCACGGCGGCGACAGCGAGTACGGGCGGCCGGTGCCAGAGGACCGCCGGGGTGGGTACCGGCGCCATCGCCATCGCCCGCACCTCGACGTCGGCGTGCGCCGGATCAGCGTCGACCTTGAGGAACACGTCGCCGACCCGCAGCGTCGCGCGCTGACGGTGCGCGACGACGATCTCAACCTCGTCCATGGGGGTCAGCCTCGCGTGGATGGCCACCGATGTCGCCGGATTTTGTCGGTGGCGGCGGGAAAACGCTTACCGGAGCGCTATTGACGCTCGTCACTGGCTGTCAGTACCGTGATGCGGGCAGCGAGAAAGCGCTTTCCGACCCTCACCGTCCGACAGGGAGCGCCCCCATGCCCCGACACCTCCGCACGTTCGGCCTCATCCTGCTCGCCATCGCCGCCGTGGTGAGCACCACCACCGCCCTGCCCGCCGAGGCGGCGCCCCGTTTCCGGGTGCTGGTCTTCTCCAAGATCACCAACTACTACCACGACTCCATCCCGGCCGGCATCGCCGCCATCCAGCAACTCGGCGCGGCGCACAACTTCGAGGTCGTCGCCACCACCGACGCGGGCGCGTTCACCGACGCCAACCTCGCCACCTTCGACGCGCTGGTCTTCAACAACACCAACTCACTGCCGACCTCCGGCGACCTGCTCAACGCCAGCCAGCGGGCGGCGATGCAGACGTTCATCCGCAACGGCGGCGGTTGGGCCGGCCTGCACGCCGCCTCGGCCAGTGAACGCGACTGGACGTGGTACGAGGGCCTGGTCGGCACGATCTTCGACTACCACCCGGACTTCTCGTCGACCGGCGGCACCTACCCCGGTCGGGTGAAGGTCCTCGACCGGGCGCACCCCTCCACCCGCAACCTGCCCGAGCTGTGGGAGCAGAGCGAGGAGTGGTACAACTGGCGGACCAACCCGACCGGCAAGGTGCACACCCTCGCGCAGATCAAGGTGCGCGACGGGATCAACGGCCTGGACGAGGGCGTCGACCACGCGTACTCCTGGTGTCAGCGCTACGACGGCGGCCGGTCCTGGTTCACCGCCGGCGGGCACGCCAGCTCCCAGTTCAGCGACGCGACGTTCCTGGAGCACCTGCGCTACGGCATCGAGTGGGCGGCCGGCGCCGTCGCCGGCGACTGCTCGGCCACCAAGACCGGCAACTTCGAACGGGTCGGCCTGGTCACCGAGAACCTGGCGGACCCCTTCGAGCTGGCCGTCGCCCCGGACCGCAAGGTCTACTACATCCAGCGCACCGGCGCGTTGAAGGTGGTCAACCAGGACACGCTCCAGGTGACCACGCTGCTGGACTTCGCGTACACCTCGGCAATGACCGACCAGTCCGACGGGCTGCTGGGGATGACCCTGGACCGGAACTTCGCCAGCAACGGCTGGATCTATCTCCTGTGGTCGGACAAGACACTCAAACAGCTCAACCTGTCCCGGTTCACCGTCGCCAACAACAGCGTCGCGCTCTCCTCGGAGAAGCGTCTGCTGGCCATCCCCACCTACCGGGGTGAGGGCCGGGCCAACTCGCACATGGGCGGCTCCCTGGCCATGGACGGGGCCGGCCGCCTCTACGCGGCGATCGGCGACAACACCGATCCGTTCGCCTCCAGCGGCTACACCCCGATCGACGAGCGCTCCGGCCGCGCCGCCTGGGACGCCCAGGGCACCGCCGGCAACACCAACGACCTGCGCGGCAAGATCCTGCGGATCACCCCGCAGGCCGACGGCACGTACACGGTGCCGAGCGGCAACCTCTTCCCGGCCGGCACCGCGCGGACCCGTCCGGAGATCTACGCGATGGGCATGCGCAACCCGTTCCGGATCACCATCGAACCGCAGACCAACGCCGTACTCGTGGCCGACTACGGCCCGGACGCCCGCGCCGCCGATCCGAACCGCGGCCCGGAGGGGACCGTCGAGTTCAACCGGATCACCACGGCCGGCAACTACGGATGGCCGTACTGCGTGGGCAACAACATCCCGTTCAACGACTACAACTTCGCCACCAACACCTCGGGGGCGAAGTTCACCTGCGCCGCGCCCGTCAACAACTCGCCGAACAACACCGGCCTGACCACCCTGCCGGCGGCGAGGTCGGCGCTGGTGTGGTACGCGTACTCCGCCTCCAGCCAGTTCCCGGAGCTGGGCACCGGTGGTGGCGGGCCGATGAGCGGGCCGGTGTACGACTACGACCCGGCCAACACCCGCACCACGAAGTTCCCGGAGTACTTCGAGGGCAAGTGGATCACCTACGAACTGACCCGCAGGTGGTTCAAGACGCTCTCCATCCACAAGACGGCGCAGACGTTCCGCAACACGCGCTTCGGCCCGACCGCCGTCGGCGACCTCCAGTCGATCAACGGCATCTTCGACAGCATGAGCTGGATCCAGCCCTTCGAGGCGGAGTTCGGCCCGGACGGCTCGCTCTACGTCATCGACTTCGGCGAGGGCACCGGCAGTGGCCGGGGCGGCAGCAACGCCGGCGCCGGCATCTACCGGATCGACTACGTGGCCAACGGCCGGCCACC
It contains:
- a CDS encoding ThuA domain-containing protein; the protein is MPRHLRTFGLILLAIAAVVSTTTALPAEAAPRFRVLVFSKITNYYHDSIPAGIAAIQQLGAAHNFEVVATTDAGAFTDANLATFDALVFNNTNSLPTSGDLLNASQRAAMQTFIRNGGGWAGLHAASASERDWTWYEGLVGTIFDYHPDFSSTGGTYPGRVKVLDRAHPSTRNLPELWEQSEEWYNWRTNPTGKVHTLAQIKVRDGINGLDEGVDHAYSWCQRYDGGRSWFTAGGHASSQFSDATFLEHLRYGIEWAAGAVAGDCSATKTGNFERVGLVTENLADPFELAVAPDRKVYYIQRTGALKVVNQDTLQVTTLLDFAYTSAMTDQSDGLLGMTLDRNFASNGWIYLLWSDKTLKQLNLSRFTVANNSVALSSEKRLLAIPTYRGEGRANSHMGGSLAMDGAGRLYAAIGDNTDPFASSGYTPIDERSGRAAWDAQGTAGNTNDLRGKILRITPQADGTYTVPSGNLFPAGTARTRPEIYAMGMRNPFRITIEPQTNAVLVADYGPDARAADPNRGPEGTVEFNRITTAGNYGWPYCVGNNIPFNDYNFATNTSGAKFTCAAPVNNSPNNTGLTTLPAARSALVWYAYSASSQFPELGTGGGGPMSGPVYDYDPANTRTTKFPEYFEGKWITYELTRRWFKTLSIHKTAQTFRNTRFGPTAVGDLQSINGIFDSMSWIQPFEAEFGPDGSLYVIDFGEGTGSGRGGSNAGAGIYRIDYVANGRPPTAKIAATPDSGRAPLTVTFSSAGTAAGDGTALSYAWDFTNDGSTDSTAANPSFTYTAAGKHTARLTVRNSGNGLTATTVTDVVVGNTRPTVTINVPDGGFFDFGDKIPYTVTVTDPEDGTIDCARVTVQTQLGHDQHAHPLDVYTGCSGLLATEADAGDGHGPGQNLYTLITAQYTDGGAAGAPALTGSTRVQLQPKSKEAEHFSAQSGVTVNDRATARAGKRLGDVDHNDWIAYGPVDLRNIGSVTLGVTNGGLGGTIELRTGSPTGTLIGSAAIGSTGGWDNLVSPTVTLTNKPTGTTTLYAKFVNTAQSGGTPDLLALDWLRFNGAGIKQEPGGTLSLAANPASGTGTLTTTLTATATAPSGQSITDYAWDFGDNSAITHGATLRSIAHTYPRKGTFTARVTTTYTSGETRSINLTVTVN
- a CDS encoding GNAT family protein is translated as MFALPLTEDVELRPLEPWRAEEFLAHMERAREHITPWVSSSFAATDLPSARAVLQRYADKWASDSGGIWGLWWRGTLVGGVIFVSFDATTGVCEVGCWVEPAAQGRGMVAPAVRRIVDWAVRERGIQRVEWRTNADNTRSKALAQRLGLRLDGTLRQLRPGPHGRINLEVWSVLADEWLAAPGE
- a CDS encoding type II toxin-antitoxin system prevent-host-death family antitoxin, producing MAVPALTPRPDPPRSVPLREARTRFSQLVALAELTDAVTVVTRDGDPRPVAAIVPAAAARSAAQARADADRLATVTAGWARRLEEQHRRGAQRHAAELAAIRAALAEVWAEVDRRVAPGSDPSLARLRAAHADLLAG
- a CDS encoding mannosyltransferase family protein, which gives rise to MHRWRSGAVELAASGRRVARRVPAPWAYALGLFLGAKVLLTLLGLLVLHAWDGVPGAPPADEALMWAQQRDISGHRWISLWFAWDSMLYLRLSQLPLTGPWHDFGFPLLYPFLARPVGALLGGNNALALLLISNVAFLVALSYGYRLAELLLGDASAARRFTRYLVLLPTAFLFQAALTESLFVCLALAAFYHAERGRWVLVGVLGYFLAMSRSVGLLVALPLALVLLRQHEWRLGPRALLGYLRIGWPLLLLPAGWLTFMAYCRWRGGDWFAYQHAQRTGWGIEVQNPVPVLLDGLAGAPLDAARVWFAVVVLVVLAAGFRRRELPYLVYGVLMVLAPASIGPPVYKSLLRYLLAAFPVALVLARWARHASVDVWLTAALALVQGVLFTLWLSYWTHTII
- a CDS encoding NAD(P)/FAD-dependent oxidoreductase; this encodes MNERHGTVIIGAGPAGLTAAYELLRHGLSVQVFEADEVVGGISRTVERDGWRFDIGGHRFFTKVPRVEAFWHEILPDEDFLTRPRMSRIFYRGALYNYPLNAVNALRNLGLAEAARCLGSYARARLRPPRDQSHFEGWVSARFGWRLYSIFFKTYTEKVWGMPADRMRADWAAQRIKNLSLATAIRNALLPRRRRTDVTSLIEEFQYPKYGPGMMWERCAERVRERGGQVWTGSWVTAVHHDPARRRAISVTVDGVGGRRTTAADHVISSMPISELVAALHPPAPPQVLDCAADLRYRDFLTVALVVPAEFSFPDNWIYVHDPGVRVGRIQNFGSWSPYLVKDGRTCLGLEYFVFEDDEMWRTPDADLVALATAELERLGLVRPGVVEAGYVVRMPKAYPVYDERYQHNVDTIRAWLAEAVPNVHPVGRNGMHRYNNQDHSMLTAMLTAENIATGSTHDVWSVNVERDYHEQSSGGDGRRGTGRDAPVLPRRVIPAPEGVGPNGQGDRPAHLPLG
- a CDS encoding phosphotransferase; protein product: MDEVEIVVAHRQRATLRVGDVFLKVDADPAHADVEVRAMAMAPVPTPAVLWHRPPVLAVAAVPGTALGVLGEPSPASPASWAAAGAVVRRLHDAPLPQWPGRRLDDVAAELDSECAWLLANAVLPAEVIRRNREIAGAALRQWQPVFIHGDLQITHVFVDDDQVTGVIDWSEAAPGDAMFDLAILTLGHEERLDDLLAGYGTDVDRTVIRAWWSLRSLVAARWLIEHGFDPDAPGCEFDVLRARMREPWTRSP